The following are encoded in a window of Carya illinoinensis cultivar Pawnee chromosome 15, C.illinoinensisPawnee_v1, whole genome shotgun sequence genomic DNA:
- the LOC122295667 gene encoding cytochrome P450 81C13-like: MENLYFYIAFFLSTIFILKLLYRRNQNLPPSPFSLPLIGHFHLLKQPIYQALQTLSLQYGPILSLKLGSRSILVVSSASAVEECFTKNDIIFANRPNTIAGEHFTYNFTNPVWAPYGHFWKNLRRLVNLEIFSNNSLQKFSIIRQEEVYSLIRQLLKLSNGEEPQKVEFRYLCSLLTFNIMMRILTGKPCVGEEAAITDAGKKHLQDMKDTYFASLSMNVCDFFPVLRWVGYKGIEKGIISLRGRRDEWLTGLVQEIKREKTSSLNTTTVMDEEKKKTLIETLLSIHESDPEFCSDDVVKSIILMMFVAGTDTTATAMEWAMALLLNHPKVLQKLKAEIDDQVGHERLLNDSDLSKLPYLRCVINESLRLYPPVPLLLPHFSAEDCTVGGFQISRGTILVVNAWLINRDPKLWEEPERFKPERFEGIFLGERETFKFIPFGVGRRACPGSGMALRTISLALGALIQCFDWERLDKEMVDMSSVSGFVLSKAKPLEAVCSLRRSTKDMLSQL; this comes from the exons atggaaaacttgtacttttACATAGCTTTCTTCCTCTCCACCATATTCATCCTCAAACTTCTATACCGCCGCAACCAAAATCTGCCGCCTAGTCCATTTTCTCTTCCATTAATCGGCCATTTCCACCTTCTTAAACAACCCATCTACCAAGCACTTCAGACCCTATCGCTACAATATGGTCCAATCCTATCTCTGAAGTTGGGTTCCCGATCTATCCTTGTCGTATCTTCTGCCTCTGCCGTTGAAGAGTGTTTCACCAAGAATGACATAATATTTGCAAATCGTCCCAACACCATAGCGGGCGAACATTTTACTTACAACTTCACCAATCCAGTTTGGGCTCCATATGGCCACTTTTGGAAGAACCTTCGACGCCTGGTGAACCTTGAGATCTTCTCAAATAACAGCCTCCAAAAATTTTCCATCATTCGACAGGAAGAAGTTTACTCCCTTATTCGCCAATTGCTCAAACTGTCAAATGGAGAAGAACCTCAAAAAGTGGAGTTTCGGTATCTGTGCTCTCTTCTGACGTTCAATATAATGATGAGGATACTCACTGGAAAGCCATGCGTTGGAGAAGAGGCTGCAATCACGGATGCGGGAAAGAAACATCTCCAAGATATGAAGGATACTTACTTTGCAAGCTTGTCAATGAATGTATGCGATTTCTTTCCGGTTTTGAGGTGGGTTGGTTACAAAGGGATAGAGAAAGGCATAATTAGTTTGAGGGGGAGAAGGGATGAGTGGCTGACGGGTTTGGTACAAGAGATTAAGCGGGAGAAAACCAGTTCTTTGAATACCACTACCGTAATGGacgaggaaaagaagaagactcTGATTGAAACTTTGCTGTCTATTCATGAATCAGATCCTGAATTCTGTTCAGATGATGTCGTCAAAAGCATCATTTTG ATGATGTTTGTTGCGGGAACGGATACAACAGCAACAGCCATGGAGTGGGCAATGGCACTTCTGCTGAATCATCCCAAGGTACTGCAGAAGCTTAAAGCAGAGATCGACGACCAGGTTGGGCATGAGCGCTTGTTGAATGACTCAGATCTTTCCAAGCTTCCTTATCTTCGTTGCGTCATCAATGAGAGCCTCAGACTCTATCCCCCAGTTCCACTTCTATTGCCTCATTTTTCTGCAGAAGATTGCACTGTGGGGGGATTTCAGATATCCCGAGGGACGATTTTGGTCGTGAATGCATGGCTCATAAATAGAGATCCCAAACTCTGGGAGGAGCCCGAAAGGTTCAAGCCAGAGAGATTTGAAGGAATATTCCTAGGAGAAAGAGAGACTTTCAAATTCATCCCGTTCGGAGTAGGGAGGAGAGCCTGCCCCGGTTCCGGCATGGCCCTGAGAACAATTTCTTTGGCATTGGGTGCACTCATTCAGTGCTTTGATTGGGAAAGGCTTGATAAAGAGATGGTGGACATGAGCTCTGTTTCAGGGTTTGTTCTGTCGAAGGCTAAGCCTTTGGAGGCTGTATGTAGTCTACGCCGGTCCACGAAAGACATGCTATCTCAACTTTGA